One region of Molothrus aeneus isolate 106 chromosome 1, BPBGC_Maene_1.0, whole genome shotgun sequence genomic DNA includes:
- the GMNN gene encoding geminin: MNSKMKHKLTAEKSSGSLQKYLTDSTCSAARRPTLKMIQPSAAGNLVGRHNEKKSAVRRKLWNNKFASKSSEAEVSVNKEQENENGVIQAEDLMMKGDPSSRYWKEVAEERRKALYEVLQENEKLHKEIEQKDGEIARLKEENEELMSLAEHVHYMTSVIERLTGQAPDNLETLESLALEESRQENEDHNCGDEADSPSEEEPSQILSGLRENRSDLPSKEASHLQLE, translated from the exons ATGAATtccaaaatgaaacacaaattGACCGCGGAGAAGTCCTCAGGATCTTTGCAG aaGTACCTCACAGACAGCACATGCAGTGCTGCCCGAAGACCAACTCTTAAAATGATCCAGCCTTCAGCAGCTGGTAACCTGGTTGGCAGGCATAATGAG AAGAAATCTGCAGTCAGAAGGAAGCTCTGGAATAACAAATTTGCCTCAAAGTCTTCTGAAGCTGAGGTGTCTGTGAACAAGGAGCAAGAGAATGAGAATGGTGTCATTCAAGCTGAAGATCTCATGATGAAAG GAGATCCTTCATCTCGGTATTGGAAAGAAGTGGCTGAAGAAAGGAGGAAGGCTCTGTATGAAGTGCTTCAAGAAAACGAAAAG TTGCACAAAGAGATTGAGCAGAAGGATGGTGAAATTGCCCgcctaaaagaagaaaatgaagagctGATGTCCCTTGCTGAGCATGTGCATTATATGACCAGTGTGATTGAG AGGCTAACTGGGCAAGCACCTGACAATCTTGAGACACTGGAGAGTTTGGCTCTAGAGGAATCCAGACAGGAAAATGAGGACCACAACTGTGGAGATGAGGCAGACAGCCCTTCTGAAGAAGAGCCATCACAAATATTGTCTGGTTTAAGGGAGAATAGATCAGATCTTCCTTCAAAGGAAGCAAGCCATTTGCAACTGGAATGA